Sequence from the Aquimarina sp. Aq107 genome:
TGGATATACATTTTTTGATGATAGTAGAGATCCATTTTCTGCTCCGGCCCCACCGATTAATATAGCGCAAGATGGTGTACGGTATATTGTGGCAGGTCACGAACCTTTTTCTATTAATAATAGATTAGAACAGAAAGTATATCAGGTTACGAATAATCTAAATATAGTTACTGGTAAACATACCATTACTTTAGGAGGAAGTTTTGAGAGATTCGAATTTGATAATTCTTTTAATCTCGGATTGTATACTTATTTTAATGGAGATGGTGGAGTAGGTACATTTGCTCCTGATTTTGATAGCGTTCGTATAACAGCGGGTTCCACTAATAGTTTTGAACAAGCTATTAATAACGGCCTTATTGCGGAGGCTTTGGCAAATGCTCAAAATGTTTTTGACACAAATAATGCTACTGATAATTGGGCGTTGGCAGAAACTAATGTGGGGCAATTGGCATTTTATGCTCAGGACAAATGGAGAATGAGTGATCAATTTACGCTTACATATGGTATTAGGGTGGATCAACCTCTTTTCTTTGATACCAGAGATAAAATTGCCGAAAATATCGAAAGAGCGGCTGGAGGCGAATTTCCTGATGGTAATTATCAACCAGGAATTACATATTTTGATGAAAATGGAACTCCCACAAACTTGAATAGTTTAGATCTACCTTCTAAAAAGCTGTTAATTTCTCCACGATTAGGATTTAATTATGATGTAAAGGGAGATAAAACAATTCAAATCAGAGGAGGTACCGGTATTTTTACAGGACGTCTTCCATTCGTGTGGATAGGTAATCAGGTAGCAAATCCAAATTTCTTTTTCTATACCACATCCGCTCCAGATTTTCAGTTCCCACAGGTATTTAGAAACAGTTTGGGTGTAGATTATAAGTTTAAAAATGGCTTGATTGCTTCTACTGATATTATTTATACTGAAGATATTAACGCGCAAATGGTAAGAAATTATGGATTATCTACCCCTTCGGGAACGTTAAATGGAGCAGATGAAAGACCTATTTATCTTGCGTCTGATAGAGCGGTAAATGAATTTGGTGGCACAACCAATGCTTATGTATTTACAAATACCAATGTTGGTTATTCATTTAACTGGTCATTTAAGCTTCAGAAAAGTTTTAAAAATGGATTGTTCGCTAGTGTTGCTTATAATTTCTTGGAGGCAGAAGATGCAAGTTCACTAGATGCAGAAATATCAAGTGATGCGTATGATAGAAACCCCGCTATTGGTAATGTGAATCAAGCTGTGAGTACCGCCTCTAGATATGGTGATAAGCATAGGATTGTTGGGCAGATAAATAAATCTTTTAGTTATGGAAAAAATAAACAATGGAGAACTTCTTTAGGAGCTTTTTATGAGTATGCTCAGGGAGGAAGATTTTCATACACATATTCAGGCGATATAAATAATGATGGTTCAGTTCTAAATGATTTGATTTATATACCTACCGAATCTGAACTAGCATCGTATAACTTTAGTGGAACAATAGCCGAGCAAGCTGATCAAAGAGCAGCTTTAGAGGCCTATATACAGCAAGATGAATATCTAAGGGAACGTAGAGGAGATTATGCGGAGAAATATGCGATTCTGAGTCCTTGGAGAGGAAGATGGGATATAAAGTTATTACAGGATTATGATTTCCAAATAGGTGATAAGACAAATACCATACAGTTGAGTGTAGATATTCTAAACTTTGGTAATTTATTAAATTCTGATTGGGGAGTAATAGAAATTCCTGTAAATGATCAGCCAATTGGTGTTACTGTTGATGCTACTAATACCCCAACGTATTCTTTTGATACTTCTCAGACCAGAACCTTTGCTAATGACTTTAGTTTAGATTCTAGATGGCAAGCACAGGTTGGACTTCGATATATTTTTAACTAAAAAAAAGAAATTCTGTATTAGATTTAAAAATCCGTTCTTAATTTATTAGGAGCGGATTTTTAATTATCACTATTTTTGCACCCAATTTTATTAAAAGAAATGAAATATAGAAGGCTTACGAAAGAACAGTTAGAAGAATTACACCAAGAATTCATTAATTTTTTAGCTACCCAATCTATAACTGCAGATGAGTGGAGTGATATTAAACAGAATAAACCAGAAGTAGCAGAAGAAGAGTTAGATATTTTTAGCGATTTGGTTTGGGAGGGTGTTTTGAGTAGTGCTCAGTTTTTAGAACATTTTTCTAAGGATCAGATACATCTGTTTTATTTAGGAGAAACAGACATGCATTTGATTGCAATTAAAGTGAATGTCCCTGATATAGATATTACTACACAAGAGGGATACGATTGGTTGAGGAATAATCTACTAGATGATCAAGTAGCTTTTTATAACGCGAATAAAGAATACACAGAGGATCCTAACATGGATAAGTTTAAACTTATTTTACAAGGAGCTAATATTACTAAAGGCGAATTGTATCAGTATTTTGAAAAACTAGTTGAACAAAAGTCATAATTATTCTTTTAGATTAATTACTCATACCTTAGGGATTCAATAGGGTCTTGTCTTGCAGCTTTGACCGCTGGATATGAACCAGAAACAACGGCTGTTAAGAATGAAGTGACTACCGCAGCAAAGATAGCTAACCAAGGAACTGCAAACTCAAAACCGGAGACAGCTACTATAATTGCTCCAATAGTTACTCCTAGTATAATACCAACGATACCACCAATTTGACCAATTATTACAGTTTCCATAAAAAATTGACTCGATATAGTGTTCTTTTTAGCTCCAAGTGCTTTACGAACACCAATTTCTCTGGTTCTTTCTGTAACAGAAACTAACATGATATTCATCAAAGCAATAGAGGATCCAAAAATGGTAATGATACTGATAATCCAAGCAGCCCAATATAAATAAGATGTAATACTAGATATACGGTTAATCAGATCATCACTACGTTCTAAACCAAAATCATTTTCTTCTACAGGATTTAGTCCTCTTATTTTTCTAAATGTAATAATTGCTTCATCTTGAGCACCTTCTAAGAATTGTTTATCGTCTACTTTAACGCTAATGTTATAATTGATATTTGGTAATGTGTATATAGAGCGCGCAACTTGCAAAGGAATTAAAACTTTAAGATCTTGATTGTCTCTAAATGTTGCCCCTTTACTTTCTAAAACACCGATAACTTTAAATTTTACACCTCGTATACTGATTGTTTTGTTAATAGGATCTGTGTCTTTGAAAATATTCTTTTTAAAATCAGAACCAATTAAACAAACATTGTTATTATTTTCGATATCAAAAAAAGTGAAGCTTCTTCCAAATTCTACTTCGGTTCCTGTGTTTTCTAAGTAATTTTCGTTTACACCAACGACAGAAGCTTCTGGATCCGTTTTTTCATTTTCGAATTTAACTTCTGCATTTCTAGTACCACTGAAGGATACGGAAGTTTTGGAAAATGGGTATTGAAACTTTTCTTTAAACTGTCTTACATTACGATAACTAATTATAGGATTTATCTTCTCTCTTTCACCACTCCCGCCACGTCTTGTTGTAAACTCATATCGTTGAATATTAAAGGTATTAGATCCCATAGAGGCAAAATCTCCGGTAATGGTATTTTCCAGGGCTCCAAGAAATGTTAGGATACCAACTAATGCAGTAATACCTATGGCGATAATTAAAACAGTAAGAATCGTTCGTAAAAGCTGACCTTTTATGGAGTCTAAAGCTATACTGATATTCTCTCGAAAAAGTGAAAACATAATGGGTGAATTAGTATCTTTTGAAGTATAAGACTACAAAATGAGCTTAAAGTTACTCAAAAAAGTAAATTTTATTAATATAAGTAAAACTCTTTATGCTTTTCGTGTAAAATTTTAAAGCTTTTTTAGATATTTACATCCTTTAATAATTGATAATTAGTAGAAGTATTTCGGGGTTAGAAATATCTTTTATGATTTAAAAAATAGAACGAAACGGACATGGCACAAAAACCATCCATACCAAAAGGAACACGTGATTTTTCTCCAGTAGAAGTAGCTAAGAGAAGTTATATAATGAATACAATCAAAGAACAATTTCAATTGTTCGGTTTTCATCCTATAGAAACTCCAAGTTTTGAGAATAGTGATACGTTGATGGGTAAATATGGAGAGGAAGGAGATCGATTAATATTTAAGATATTAAATAGTGGGGATTATCTTAGTAAAGTGGATAATACTTTGTATGACAGTAAAGAAAGTGGCAAGATAACTCCTAAAATCAGTGAAAAAGCACTCCGTTATGATTTAACAGTTCCTTTTGCTAGATATGTAGTACAACACCAAAATGAGATTGATTTCCCGTTTAAACGTTATCAGATACAACCAGTATGGCGTGCTGATCGTCCGCAAAAAGGGAGATTTAGAGAATTTTATCAATGTGATGCAGATGTAGTAGGAAGTGAATCTTTATGGCAAGAAGTTGATTTTATTCAACTGTATGATAAAGTATTTAGTAAATTAGGGTTAGATGGTGTCACGATTAAAATGAATAACCGTAAGATTCTTTCGGGAATAGCAGAAGTTATTGGAGCAAGTGATAAACTGATCGATTTTACAGTGGCGCTTGATAAGTTAGATAAAATTGGAGAGGAAGGTGTTAAAAAAGAGATGATTGCTAAAGGGATATCAGAAACTGCTATAGACAAAGTAAAGCCACTTTTTAATTTTACAGGAACTACTTCCGAAAAAATAGATAAATTAAAAGAGTTGTTAGTATCTTCTGAAGAAGGAATGAAAGGAGTAGAGGAGTTGGAGTTTATTATAAGTACGATTACAGAAGTACCTCTTGATAAAGCTTCTCTTGATTTAGATGTTACCTTAGCGCGTGGGTTGAACTATTATACCGGAGCAATTTTTGAAGTAGGAGCGCCAGCAGGCGTAAAGATGGGATCTATTGGTGGTGGTGGACGTTACGATGATTTAACTGGGATTTTTGGTTTAAAAGATGTTAGTGGTGTTGGAATTTCTTTTGGATTGGATAGAATTTATCTTGTTTTAGAAGAGTTGGATTTGTTTCCGGATACAGTAGCACCATCTACAAAAGCATTATTTATTAACTTTGGAAAACAAGAAGCTTTATACAGTTTAAAGAGCATAAATCAACTTAGGGGGGATGATATAGTTGCAGAGCTTTATCCCGATAGCGCCAAAATGAATAAACAAATGAAATATGCTAACAAAAGAGAAATTCCATTTGTGATTTTAGCAGGTGCCTCAGAAATGGAAAACGAGAATTTTACCGTTAAAAATATGCAAACTGGATCGCAGGAAACAATGAATTTAGAAGAACTGAAATTACTTTTAAAGTAAGATAAACCAATAATTTTGTAAACCAAACTAAAAATAATACTATATTAACTACCCTAAAACTATAATTATGAAAAATATCTTATTGAGATTTCTTTTATGTCTTTTATTGATTTCTGTGGTTTCTTGTAAAAAAGACCCTAAGTCTGATAAAGTGGAAGTAATTGAAGAACTAGTAGACTCAACAGATGTTGTAGAAGTTGTAGAAGAGAAGAAACCAGTAGTAAAAAAGAAAAAGAAATCTACAAAAAAGAAACCTAAGAAAGAAACGATAAAGCTTCCGGCAGGAGCTCCTTCTTTTAGTAGTATTGAAGCTAAAAAATACATAAGAGATTATGAAGCTTACGTTTCTAAATATAAAAAAGCTGTTGAATCTAAAGCGGATATGGATGCTTTTTTAAAATTGAGTGAATCTAGTTCAAGTCTAACTAAACAATATAGGAAATTAATATCAACACTTCCTGCAGGAGAAATTGAAAAAATGAGTAAATACATGCAGGAAAAGACAAAACAAATAGACGCCTTAAATAGACAGATGTAGGTCTAAACGGCACCAATTTATAATTAAGAAAACCATTCATTTATTGTGAATGGTTTTTTTATTCTTTTTTTTAAACTAAAAAACCCCTGAAAAACAGGGGTTTAACGAATTACTGTAGCGAGAGGGGGGCACGATCCCCCGACCTCTGGGTTATGAATCCAACGCTCTAACCAGCTGAGCTACCTCGCCAAATAGATGCTACATCATTTTAATTCGGGTGCAAATATAAAAACAAAAAGCATTGTAGCAAACAATAAAGTAGAATTAATTTTTTCAAATACTCTTTTCAATATTTTTAAAGTAAATAATTAATCTATATATTGGCTTACTAACAATTTGCAATATGTCTGAAAAAATAAAATACGAACTTGAATTTGTAATACAATCTTCTCCACAACTATTATATCAATATATATCTACTCCATCAGGACTTTCTGAGTGGTTTTCGGATAATGTAAATTCACGTGGTGAAATGTTTACATTTATTTGGGATGATAGTGAGGAGGAAGCAAAACTGTTAAGCAAAAAAAGCGGAGAAAGAATCAAATTTAGATGGATGGCCGATGATGAGGATGGTAATGATTATTTCTTCGAATTACGCATACAGGTTGATGAAATAACAAAAGATGTTTCTTTGATGGTTACTGACTTCTCTGATGATGATGAAATTGATGAAAATAAAATGTTATGGGATAATATGATCGGTAATTTAAAACAAGTTTTAGGTTCTGCATAAATCCTTTATTTTTATAATGTATATTTGCCCCGCCCAATGATTTATTGGTAATAAGGGGCTTTTTTTATGGTCAATATTAATGGAAATTTAATCGTAGATAATGAAGCTACATTATCTATTACTAATAGAGGATATGCATACGGTGATGCATTATTTGAAACGATACGTGTAAATTCGGGAACAATTCTTTTCTGGGAAGATCATTACTTTAGATTAATGGCTTCTATGAGGATTCTAAGGAT
This genomic interval carries:
- a CDS encoding carboxypeptidase regulatory-like domain-containing protein: MKKTLLTLVFALLAITIQAQVTTSNISGLVYDNANQLLPGANITAIHSPTGTTYGGTTNFDGRFDLINLRVGGPYRVTISYVGFKKKVYDDVFLQLGQTYNIDVVMIEDDNQLEEVVITTNKNATFSSERTGAETSIGNRELKSLPTITRSAADFYRLEPTASSNGSFGGRNDQFNNFSLDGSIFNNPFGLDAATPGGQANAQPISLDALDQIQVSTAPYDVTQAGFTGASVNAVTKSGTNEWKGTVYGFYRNQDLTGDKVGDDDIIVPDLTQAQYGLSVGGPIIKNKLFIFGNFEIDDREDLGSNFLAARPGVIGANVSRVSAEDLDYVSQQLSLLGYETGPYEGYTHNTESTKGILKLDWNINNNHRLALIYNFLDASRDLPANPEAIGRRGPDLTTLQFRNAGYTINNKINSFLVELNSNFGGNISNKFQAGYTFFDDSRDPFSAPAPPINIAQDGVRYIVAGHEPFSINNRLEQKVYQVTNNLNIVTGKHTITLGGSFERFEFDNSFNLGLYTYFNGDGGVGTFAPDFDSVRITAGSTNSFEQAINNGLIAEALANAQNVFDTNNATDNWALAETNVGQLAFYAQDKWRMSDQFTLTYGIRVDQPLFFDTRDKIAENIERAAGGEFPDGNYQPGITYFDENGTPTNLNSLDLPSKKLLISPRLGFNYDVKGDKTIQIRGGTGIFTGRLPFVWIGNQVANPNFFFYTTSAPDFQFPQVFRNSLGVDYKFKNGLIASTDIIYTEDINAQMVRNYGLSTPSGTLNGADERPIYLASDRAVNEFGGTTNAYVFTNTNVGYSFNWSFKLQKSFKNGLFASVAYNFLEAEDASSLDAEISSDAYDRNPAIGNVNQAVSTASRYGDKHRIVGQINKSFSYGKNKQWRTSLGAFYEYAQGGRFSYTYSGDINNDGSVLNDLIYIPTESELASYNFSGTIAEQADQRAALEAYIQQDEYLRERRGDYAEKYAILSPWRGRWDIKLLQDYDFQIGDKTNTIQLSVDILNFGNLLNSDWGVIEIPVNDQPIGVTVDATNTPTYSFDTSQTRTFANDFSLDSRWQAQVGLRYIFN
- a CDS encoding DUF6495 family protein, which encodes MKYRRLTKEQLEELHQEFINFLATQSITADEWSDIKQNKPEVAEEELDIFSDLVWEGVLSSAQFLEHFSKDQIHLFYLGETDMHLIAIKVNVPDIDITTQEGYDWLRNNLLDDQVAFYNANKEYTEDPNMDKFKLILQGANITKGELYQYFEKLVEQKS
- a CDS encoding ABC transporter permease, which encodes MFSLFRENISIALDSIKGQLLRTILTVLIIAIGITALVGILTFLGALENTITGDFASMGSNTFNIQRYEFTTRRGGSGEREKINPIISYRNVRQFKEKFQYPFSKTSVSFSGTRNAEVKFENEKTDPEASVVGVNENYLENTGTEVEFGRSFTFFDIENNNNVCLIGSDFKKNIFKDTDPINKTISIRGVKFKVIGVLESKGATFRDNQDLKVLIPLQVARSIYTLPNINYNISVKVDDKQFLEGAQDEAIITFRKIRGLNPVEENDFGLERSDDLINRISSITSYLYWAAWIISIITIFGSSIALMNIMLVSVTERTREIGVRKALGAKKNTISSQFFMETVIIGQIGGIVGIILGVTIGAIIVAVSGFEFAVPWLAIFAAVVTSFLTAVVSGSYPAVKAARQDPIESLRYE
- the hisS gene encoding histidine--tRNA ligase → MAQKPSIPKGTRDFSPVEVAKRSYIMNTIKEQFQLFGFHPIETPSFENSDTLMGKYGEEGDRLIFKILNSGDYLSKVDNTLYDSKESGKITPKISEKALRYDLTVPFARYVVQHQNEIDFPFKRYQIQPVWRADRPQKGRFREFYQCDADVVGSESLWQEVDFIQLYDKVFSKLGLDGVTIKMNNRKILSGIAEVIGASDKLIDFTVALDKLDKIGEEGVKKEMIAKGISETAIDKVKPLFNFTGTTSEKIDKLKELLVSSEEGMKGVEELEFIISTITEVPLDKASLDLDVTLARGLNYYTGAIFEVGAPAGVKMGSIGGGGRYDDLTGIFGLKDVSGVGISFGLDRIYLVLEELDLFPDTVAPSTKALFINFGKQEALYSLKSINQLRGDDIVAELYPDSAKMNKQMKYANKREIPFVILAGASEMENENFTVKNMQTGSQETMNLEELKLLLK
- a CDS encoding START-like domain-containing protein, with translation MSEKIKYELEFVIQSSPQLLYQYISTPSGLSEWFSDNVNSRGEMFTFIWDDSEEEAKLLSKKSGERIKFRWMADDEDGNDYFFELRIQVDEITKDVSLMVTDFSDDDEIDENKMLWDNMIGNLKQVLGSA